A genomic window from Leptolyngbya sp. BL0902 includes:
- a CDS encoding universal stress protein, translating into MFDVVLIALDCTPFDQEVMVAAQQLRLEEDVTVVFVHVLPYAEDTAGQDVSRPLPPTHDFPHGQLEQYLRSCADQLADPALGQNFRLDTLFEIVQGDAETEIIRLANIHQADLILLGSRGLTGVNRILAGSVSSQVVADAPCTVMVVKPPQD; encoded by the coding sequence GTGTTTGACGTTGTTCTGATTGCCTTAGACTGTACCCCCTTCGATCAAGAGGTGATGGTAGCGGCTCAGCAGTTGCGGCTGGAGGAGGACGTAACGGTAGTTTTTGTCCACGTGCTGCCCTACGCCGAAGACACCGCTGGCCAGGACGTGTCTCGCCCGCTGCCCCCCACCCACGACTTTCCCCACGGCCAGTTAGAGCAATACCTGCGCTCCTGTGCCGATCAGTTGGCCGATCCGGCCCTGGGTCAGAATTTTCGCCTAGACACCCTATTTGAGATCGTCCAGGGCGACGCGGAAACCGAAATTATTCGCCTCGCCAACATTCACCAGGCTGATTTGATTCTGCTGGGCAGTCGGGGGCTGACGGGGGTGAATCGCATCCTGGCGGGTTCCGTCAGCAGCCAGGTGGTGGCCGATGCCCCCTGTACGGTGATGGTCGTCAAACCGCCCCAGGACTAG
- the hisD gene encoding histidinol dehydrogenase — MLRIIHQIPEARAELQRICARTHDDQVVHKEATVREILHAVKRQGDQALVQYTQDFDRVLLTPEDLRVTGAEMDAAYQQVSKPLLDALRVACRNIEAFHRQRLPKSWVQFEDNGVVLGKRYTPVDRAGIYIPGGRAAYPSTVLMNAIPAKVAGVSRIVMVTPPGPDKAITPAVLVAAQEAGISEIYRVGGAQAVGALAYGTESIPAVDVITGPGNIYVTLAKKLVFGAVGIDSLAGPSEVLVIADGSANADHVATDMLAQAEHDPLAASILITTSAPLADAVAASVARQLADHPRQTLTEKSIANYGLAVVVDTLDQAAELSNQFAPEHLQLEVDDPWALLDQIRHAGAIFLGHSTPEAIGDYLAGPNHTLPTSGAARYASPLCTETFMKHSSLIQYTPQALQEVSEAIAVLTEAEGLPSHGQSVSDRV, encoded by the coding sequence ATGCTGCGCATCATCCACCAGATTCCTGAGGCAAGGGCCGAGCTACAGCGTATCTGTGCCCGCACCCACGACGACCAGGTCGTTCACAAGGAGGCGACTGTTCGTGAGATCCTACACGCGGTTAAACGCCAGGGCGACCAGGCTTTGGTGCAGTATACCCAAGACTTTGACCGGGTTTTGCTCACTCCAGAGGATCTGCGGGTAACGGGGGCAGAAATGGACGCTGCCTACCAGCAGGTGAGTAAGCCCCTGCTGGATGCCCTGCGGGTAGCCTGTCGCAACATTGAAGCTTTTCACCGCCAGCGTTTGCCGAAAAGCTGGGTGCAGTTTGAAGACAACGGCGTGGTGCTGGGAAAACGATATACCCCGGTGGATCGGGCGGGGATCTATATTCCTGGGGGTCGCGCTGCCTACCCCAGTACGGTGCTGATGAACGCCATTCCGGCCAAGGTGGCAGGGGTATCGCGGATTGTCATGGTGACGCCCCCTGGCCCCGATAAGGCCATTACCCCAGCGGTGCTGGTGGCGGCTCAGGAGGCTGGAATTTCCGAGATTTACCGAGTGGGCGGTGCCCAGGCGGTCGGTGCCTTGGCCTATGGCACTGAAAGCATCCCGGCAGTAGACGTAATCACTGGCCCCGGCAACATCTACGTGACCCTGGCCAAAAAGCTGGTGTTTGGCGCTGTGGGGATTGACTCCCTGGCAGGGCCGTCGGAGGTGCTGGTGATTGCCGATGGCAGCGCCAACGCCGACCATGTGGCTACGGATATGCTAGCCCAGGCAGAGCATGATCCCCTGGCAGCCTCGATTTTAATTACCACCAGTGCCCCCCTCGCCGACGCCGTGGCGGCATCGGTGGCCCGTCAGCTAGCGGATCACCCTCGCCAAACCCTGACGGAAAAATCCATCGCCAACTACGGCCTCGCGGTAGTGGTAGATACCCTAGATCAGGCGGCAGAATTGTCTAATCAGTTTGCCCCAGAACATCTACAGCTTGAGGTGGACGATCCCTGGGCGCTGCTCGATCAGATTCGCCATGCCGGGGCGATTTTCCTGGGGCACTCGACCCCCGAAGCCATTGGCGACTACCTAGCGGGGCCAAACCACACCCTGCCTACCTCCGGCGCGGCCCGCTATGCCTCGCCCCTCTGCACCGAGACGTTCATGAAGCATTCCAGTCTGATTCAGTACACCCCCCAGGCGCTCCAGGAGGTGTCTGAGGCCATTGCTGTGTTGACCGAGGCGGAAGGACTGCCCTCCCACGGGCAATCGGTATCGGATCGGGTGTAG
- the recJ gene encoding single-stranded-DNA-specific exonuclease RecJ produces the protein MDDSPRLWHCAASTPPPESWLWAVATAATAQDPSATLAGWAAQVLWQRQLVPLEGVAGFLNPLEDDGGPMAYIPTPPGAFGLPMARAIDRLKRAMAQQETVTIWGDFDADGVTATAVLWEGLGQLFDQGTTLHYYIPNRLRESHGLSKAGLDQVRDWGTGLIVTCDTGSTNLEEVAYAQRLGMEVIITDHHTLPETDPAAVALINPRRFPTGHPLATLSGVAVAYKLLEGLYESLDVPPHFALEHLLDLVAIGLIADLVDLTGDCRYLAQRGLKQLQTHLTDHPPHPRPGVKELLTLCKKTGDRPTDISFGLGPRINAVSRIHGDARFCVELLTSQDAARCRKLAYEAELANTRRKGLQRDLYRQVMDRVAALDLATTHCVILADEQWPTGILGLVAGQVSQTLGRPTLLLTIDPPSSAESPETPRLARGSARSVPGLDLYNLFQSQADLLTSFGGHPLAAGLTLPVERLAMFTTAMNRAVREALGSGIPQPSLTIDLTVTVADLGQDLFRELKLLEPYGMGHPVPRLLIRNAWFANAFHRNLRDATNQGVGFIKTEFDLGDDTATAGFPGEWWGHYKEELPEGRCDVVVELDHSQRQGYHVKLVDVRSAVGDTETVQPDVALTPDFGDFGLISGHLPRLNASLTAHAESINAASPITVWQTLAGMAKYLARTQTAVSRDYLRERLRISEVSLDLGLLALAAVGLTPHCTTDVSGWIQIISDQPASPDPQPLKHFLEALAEEQFRQRYALGRSD, from the coding sequence ATGGATGACTCCCCCCGACTTTGGCACTGTGCCGCCTCTACCCCACCTCCAGAATCCTGGCTTTGGGCCGTGGCGACCGCCGCGACGGCCCAAGATCCCTCAGCGACGCTGGCAGGCTGGGCTGCGCAGGTGCTGTGGCAGCGTCAACTCGTTCCCTTGGAGGGGGTTGCGGGTTTCCTCAACCCCCTAGAGGACGACGGTGGCCCAATGGCCTACATCCCCACTCCACCGGGGGCCTTTGGTCTGCCGATGGCAAGGGCGATAGATCGCCTCAAGCGGGCCATGGCGCAGCAGGAAACCGTGACCATCTGGGGTGATTTTGATGCCGATGGAGTGACGGCTACCGCCGTTCTGTGGGAGGGGCTGGGTCAACTCTTTGACCAGGGAACTACCCTGCATTACTACATTCCCAATCGGCTGCGAGAATCCCACGGGCTGTCTAAGGCAGGGCTAGATCAGGTACGGGACTGGGGCACAGGGTTGATCGTCACCTGCGACACGGGCAGCACCAACCTGGAGGAAGTAGCCTATGCCCAACGCCTGGGCATGGAGGTGATCATCACCGACCACCACACCCTACCGGAGACCGACCCCGCTGCCGTAGCGTTGATTAATCCCCGCAGGTTCCCCACGGGGCATCCCCTGGCCACCCTGTCCGGCGTGGCGGTGGCCTATAAGCTGCTAGAGGGGCTGTACGAGTCCCTTGATGTCCCGCCACATTTTGCCCTCGAACATCTCCTAGATCTCGTCGCCATTGGCCTCATTGCCGACCTAGTAGACCTCACCGGAGACTGCCGCTACCTGGCCCAGCGGGGCTTAAAGCAGCTCCAAACCCACCTGACAGACCACCCTCCCCACCCTCGGCCAGGGGTGAAAGAATTGCTGACCCTCTGCAAGAAAACGGGGGATCGGCCCACGGATATTTCCTTTGGCCTAGGGCCGCGCATCAATGCCGTCAGCCGCATCCATGGCGACGCCCGCTTTTGTGTGGAACTGCTCACCAGCCAAGATGCGGCCCGCTGCCGCAAACTCGCCTACGAGGCGGAACTGGCCAACACCCGCCGCAAGGGGCTTCAGCGAGATCTCTACCGTCAGGTGATGGATCGGGTCGCGGCCCTCGATCTGGCGACGACCCACTGCGTCATTCTGGCCGACGAACAATGGCCCACGGGCATTCTGGGTCTGGTGGCCGGACAGGTGAGTCAAACCCTCGGTCGGCCCACTCTCCTACTCACCATCGATCCCCCCAGTTCCGCAGAATCCCCAGAAACACCACGCCTAGCCAGGGGTTCTGCCCGATCCGTCCCCGGCCTAGACCTGTACAATTTGTTCCAATCCCAGGCAGATTTGCTGACCAGCTTTGGCGGACACCCCCTCGCCGCTGGTCTTACCCTGCCTGTGGAGCGGCTAGCCATGTTCACCACCGCCATGAACCGAGCGGTGCGGGAGGCCCTGGGCAGCGGCATTCCCCAGCCTAGTCTCACCATTGACCTAACCGTGACCGTGGCAGACTTGGGGCAAGACCTATTTCGAGAACTCAAGCTGTTAGAGCCCTACGGCATGGGCCATCCCGTTCCCCGGCTGCTAATTCGGAACGCTTGGTTTGCCAACGCCTTTCACCGCAATCTGCGCGATGCCACCAACCAGGGGGTCGGCTTCATCAAAACCGAGTTTGACCTGGGGGACGATACCGCCACCGCAGGCTTTCCGGGGGAGTGGTGGGGGCATTATAAGGAGGAACTGCCCGAAGGCCGCTGTGATGTGGTGGTGGAGTTGGATCACAGCCAGCGCCAGGGCTACCACGTCAAGCTGGTGGATGTGCGCTCTGCTGTCGGTGATACGGAAACCGTTCAGCCTGACGTTGCCCTAACTCCTGATTTTGGCGATTTTGGCCTCATTTCTGGCCATCTGCCCCGACTGAACGCCAGCCTAACCGCTCATGCTGAGTCTATCAACGCCGCATCTCCCATCACGGTCTGGCAGACCTTGGCAGGCATGGCCAAATACCTAGCCCGCACCCAAACCGCCGTGTCCCGCGATTACCTGAGAGAACGGCTAAGGATTTCTGAGGTTTCCCTAGACCTGGGCCTGCTGGCCTTGGCTGCCGTTGGGCTCACTCCCCACTGCACCACCGACGTGTCAGGTTGGATTCAAATTATCTCCGACCAGCCCGCCAGCCCCGATCCCCAACCCCTAAAGCACTTCTTAGAAGCCCTGGCCGAGGAGCAGTTTCGTCAGCGCTATGCCCTGGGTCGTTCGGACTAG